In Sorghum bicolor cultivar BTx623 chromosome 10, Sorghum_bicolor_NCBIv3, whole genome shotgun sequence, one genomic interval encodes:
- the LOC8064952 gene encoding leucine-rich repeat extensin-like protein 4 → MIPAPRASTAGGSGSGWRRVALALLLLLALLTLAPPASAQPAPTTPALQAAYTALQSWKRTAIFSDPSNFTSNWVGSNVCAYNGIYCAPRPSDGALAVAGIDLNHADIAGHIPADLPLGLPDLALLHLNSNRFCGVLPDTFLRLRLLHELDLSNNRFVGAFPAVVLGLPALRYLDLRFNDFEGPIPPAVFDRPLDAIILNSNRLRGPIPGNLGNSPASVVVLAHNRLGGCIPPSIGRMADTLNEIVLIDDDLTGCVPPQVGLLRKVTVFDVSGNHLQGPLPPTVAGMAAVQQLNVAGNLLRGPVPPAVCALQGTLRNFTYEDNFFTSRPGCPVATADGRWNCIPGAPAQRPPPQCAAAAAPFDCRTAQCQAPPTSGTPGSGPGGPSQPLPPPGSTTPSYPSPPGSSTTPSHPSPPGSSTTPSHPSPPGGATTPSYPSPPTDGSSPKPSMPPSSGPSSHGGSPPSSGYQPPPPSSGWAPSGQPVGVPPPAEHPGGVWPPHTPTAPGTPGSAYPPGTPGTPSTPTTPGTPGSAFPPTTPGAPGSTYPPTTPGAPGSSPSTPTTPGTPGSTYPPTTPGAPGSSPSTPTTPGTPGSTFPPTTPGAPSTPTTPGYHPPSPGGGSPGGGHGGNQHGTPPSTPGSGGGVLPFPPAHGMPYSSPPPPPSDPAGNQPFPPVHGVSYSSPPPPLPPVYPVSYASPPPPLPPVYGVSYSSPPPPATPYKSN, encoded by the coding sequence ATGATCCCCGCTCCTCGCGCCTCCACTGCCGGAGGCAGCGGCAGCGGGTGGCGCCGCGTCGCCCtcgccctcctcctccttctcgcCCTGCTCACCCTCGCGCCACCCGCATCAGCGCAGCCGGCGCCGACGACCCCAGCGCTGCAGGCGGCGTACACAGCGCTCCAGTCCTGGAAGCGGACGGCCATCTTCTCCGACCCATCCAACTTCACATCCAACTGGGTCGGCTCGAACGTGTGCGCCTACAACGGCATCTACTGCGCGCCGCGTCCCTCCGACGGAGCGCTCGCCGTGGCCGGGATCGACCTCAACCACGCCGACATCGCGGGCCACATCCCCGCCGACCTCCCCCTCGGCCTCCCCGACCTCGCGCTGCTCCACCTCAACTCCAACCGCTTCTGCGGGGTGCTCCCGGACACCTTCCTCCGTCTCCGCCTCCTCCACGAGCTCGACCTCAGCAACAACCGCTTCGTCGGCGCCTTCCCCGCCGTCGTCCTGGGTCTCCCGGCCCTCAGGTACCTCGACCTCAGGTTCAATGACTTCGAGGGACCTATCCCGCCGGCGGTCTTCGACCGTCCGCTCGATGCCATCATCCTCAACTCCAACCGTCTCCGTGGCCCCATCCCGGGGAACCTTGGGAACTCGCCGGCGTCCGTGGTGGTGCTCGCGCACAACCGGCTTGGTGGATGTATCCCGCCGTCGATTGGGAGGATGGCGGATACGCTCAATGAGATCGTGCTCATTGACGACGACCTCACTGGCTGCGTCCCGCCGCAGGTCGGGTTGCTTAGGAAGGTGACGGTGTTTGATGTCAGTGGGAACCACCTCCAGGGCCCGCTCCCGCCGACCGTCGCTGGGATGGCTGCCGTTCAGCAGCTCAATGTGGCTGGGAACCTGCTCAGGGGCCCCGTGCCGCCGGCGGTGTGCGCGCTGCAGGGGACGCTCAGGAACTTCACCTACGAGGACAACTTCTTCACCTCGCGCCCTGGGTGCCCCGTCGCCACGGCCGACGGGAGGTGGAACTGTATCCCTGGCGCTCCCGCGCAGCGCCCGCCGCCGCAGTGCGCTGCTGCGGCCGCGCCGTTCGACTGCAGGACGGCGCAATGCCAGGCGCCGCCCACGTCTGGCACGCCTGGGTCGGGCCCCGGCGGTCCTTCACAGCCGCTGCCCCCGCCAGGCTCCACGACTCCGTCGTACCCGTCCCCGCCAGGGAGCTCCACCACGCCGTCGCACCCGTCGCCGCCAGGAAGCTCCACCACGCCGTCGCACCCGTCGCCGCCAGGGGGCGCCACGACTCCGTCGTACCCGTCTCCGCCCACAGACGGCAGCAGCCCCAAGCCATCAATGCCGCCTTCATCTGGGCCTTCATCCCATGGCGGCTCGCCTCCGTCGTCCGGctaccagccgccgccgccgtcgtcaggGTGGGCACCGTCGGGTCAACCCGTGGGCGTGCCACCACCCGCAGAGCACCCCGGTGGCGTCTGGCCGCCGCACACGCCAACGGCTCCCGGCACGCCAGGATCAGCGTATCCGCCGGGCACACCAGGAACGCCATCCACACCGACGACCCCGGGCACGCCAGGTTCGGCATTCCCGCCGACGACCCCTGGAGCGCCAGGTTCGACATACCCGCCGACGACTCCGGGCGCACCAGGGTCGTCGCCATCCACCCCGACGACTCCAGGCACGCCAGGTTCAACATACCCACCGACGACTCCGGGCGCACCAGGGTCGTCACCATCCACACCGACGACTCCAGGCACGCCAGGATCAACGTTCCCGCCGACGACGCCCGGCGCGCCATCCACGCCGACGACACCCGGCTACCACCCTCCGTCCCCAGGTGGTGGTTCTCCAGGCGGCGGCCACGGCGGCAACCAGCACGGCACTCCACCTTCAACAccaggcagcggcggcggcgtcctgcCATTCCCGCCGGCCCACGGCATGCCCTACTCCTCGCCGCCTCCACCGCCGTCCGACCCAGCGGGGAACCAGCCGTTCCCACCCGTCCACGGCGTGTCCTACTCGTCGCCCCCACCGCCGCTCCCGCCCGTGTACCCCGTGTCCTACGCGTCGCCCCCGCCGCCGCTCCCGCCCGTCTACGGCGTGTCCTACTCGTCGCCCCCGCCGCCCGCGACGCCGTACAAGAGCAACTAG
- the LOC110431267 gene encoding delta-aminolevulinic acid dehydratase, chloroplastic — translation MASTVSFSPANVQMLPARSGRGHAAFGSCSAVPRAGPRLRSTAVRVSSEQEAAAAVRAPSGRTIEECEADAVAGKFPAPPPLVRPKAPEGTPEIRPLDMAKRPRRNRKSPALRAAFQETSISPANFVLPLFIHEGEEDAPIGAMPGCYRLGWRHGLLDEVYKARDVGVNSFVLFPKVPDALKSPTGDEAYNDNGLVPRTIRLLKDKFPDIVIYTDVALDPYSSDGHDGIVREDGVIMNDETVYQLCKQAVSQARAGADVVSPSDMMDGRIGALRSALDAEGFHDVSIMSYTAKYASSFYGPFREALDSNPRFGDKKTYQMNPANYREALIETAADEAEGADILLVKPGLPYLDIIRLLRDNSALPIAAYQVSGEYSMIKAAGALGMVDEQKVMMESLMCLRRAGADVILTYFARHAAAVLCGIGPK, via the exons ATGGCGTCCACCGTTTCCTTCTCCCCCGCCAACGTTCAGATGCTCCCGGCTAGGAGTGGCCGAGGCCATGCTGCCTTTGGGAGCTGCTCTGCCGTACCAAGAGCTGGGCCAAGGCTGCGCTCCACGGCCGTCAGGGTCAGCAGCGagcaggaggcggcggcggccgtcaGGGCGCCGTCCGGGAGGACCATCGAGGAGTGCGAGGCCGACGCCGTCGCTGGGAAATTCCCTGCCCCCCCGCCGTTGGTTAGGCCAAAGGCCCCTGAAGGAACACCGGAGATCAGGCCCCTT GACATGGCAAAGCGCCCCCGTCGCAACAGGAAATCACCAGCTCTTAGGGCTGCATTCCAGGAGACGAGCATCTCGCCTGCCAATTTCGTGCTCCCATTGTTTATCCATGAAG GAGAAGAAGATGCTCCTATTGGAGCTATGCCAGGGTGCTATAGGCTTGGGTGGAGGCATGGGCTGCTTGACGAG GTTTACAAGGCCCGTGATGTTGGTGTTAACAGTTTTGTGCTCTTTCCTAAAGTTCCTGATGCATTGAAG TCTCCAACAGGAGATGAAGCTTACAACGACAATGGTCTGGTTCCACGTACAATCCGCTTGCTCAAAGACAAGTTCCCTGATATT GTTATCTACACGGATGTTGCGTTAGACCCTTATTCATCTGATGGTCATGATGGTATTGTGAGGGAAGATG GAGTAATTATGAATGATGAAACAGTTTATCAGTTGTGCAAGCAGGCTGTTTCACAG GCTCGTGCTGGTGCTGATGTTGTCAGCCCTAGTGACATGATGGATGGCCGTATTGGAGCACTTCGCTCTGCTCTGGATGCTGAGGGTTTCCATGATGTCTCCATTATGTCCTACACTGCAAA GTATGCCAGTTCCTTTTATGGCCCATTCCGAGAAGCTTtagattcaaatccaagatttgGAGATAAAAAGAC CTATCAGATGAACCCAGCCAACTACAGAGAAGCCCTCATAGAAACCGCAGCGGATGAGGCAGAAGGAGCTGACATTCTGCTT GTGAAACCAGGATTACCTTACTTGGATATCATCCGACTTCTTCGGGATAATTCAGCCCTACCGATTGCTGCTTACCAG GTCTCCGGCGAGTACTCGATGATCAAAGCTGCCGGTGCGCTGGGCATGGTCGACGAGCAGAAGGTGATGATGGAGTCGCTCATGTGCCTCCGGCGAGCCGGCGCCGACGTCATCCTGACCTACTTCGCGCGTCACGCCGCCGCGGTGCTGTGCGGCATAGGGCCCAAGTAG
- the LOC8064953 gene encoding uncharacterized protein LOC8064953: MAAIVAARASAPGGAAVSTIAAFHSHASPSRALTLASSSIGGARRYHHASACCFATKPTAPTAAELVDQDPATATQEAAKPRRKRRSRKAKKSATAAKEEDGTDDEPVAAAAAAEDEAKRKKKDAPSAEESARALVAGLDDVIVNPVGLGRRSRQVFDEVWRKFSRLGQISSASSTALAEEEQAVLIRGGPMCEFTVPGAQDTTVLVIGATSRIGRIVVRKLMLRGYNVKALVRRNDPEVIDMLPRSVDIVVGDVGDPATVKAAVSGCSKIIYCATARSTITGDLNRVDNQGVRNASKAFQDYYNELAQLRAGKSSKSKLLIAKFKSAKSLKSWEVRQGSYFPNTFVSRFDEGIDASLEFSEDQQAVFSGFVFTRGGYVEISKRLSLPLGSTLDRYDGLLFSVGGNGRSYVVILETGPLADTTQSKKYFARMTTKVGFCRVRVPFSSFRPVNPQDPPLDPFLVHTLTIRFEPKRQRPGDGSQNASDPRNFELKLEYIKALPTGQETDFILVSCSGSGIESNRREQVLKAKKAGEDALRRSGLGYTIVRPGPLQEEPGGQRALIFDQGNRISQGISCADVADICVKALHDSTARNKSFDVCYEYVADQGNELYELVAHLPDKANNYLTPALSVLEKNT, translated from the exons ATGGCGGCCATCGTGGCGGCGCGGGCGTCCGCCCCCGGCGGCGCTGCCGTGAGCACTATCGCCGCGTTCCACAGCCACGCGTCCCCTTCCCGCGCGCTCACgctcgcttcctcctccatCGGCGGCGCCAGGCGGTACCACCACGCCTCCGCGTGCTGCTTCGCCACCAAGCCCACCGCGCCGACCGCCGCCGAGCTCGTCGACCAGGACCCCGCCACGGCCACGCAGGAGGCCGCCAAGCCGCGCCGGAAACGCCGGTCTCGGAAGGCGAAGAAGTCTGCCACCGCCGCCAAGGAGGAGGACGGCACGGACGACGagccggtggcggcggcggcggcggcggaggacgaggcgaaaaggaagaagaaggacgcGCCCAGCGCCGAGGAGAGCGCCCGGGCATTGGTGGCCGGCCTCGACGACGTGATCGTCAACCCCGTCGGCCTGGGCCGGCGGTCGCGGCAGGTGTTCGACGAGGTGTGGCGCAAGTTCTCGCGGCTGGGCCAGATTTCGAGCGCCTCCTCCACCGCgctggcggaggaggagcaggctGTGCTTATCCGCGGAGGGCCCATGTGTGAGTTCACCGTGCCGGGGGCGCAGGACACCACCGTCCTCGTCATCGGTGCCACCAGCCGCATCGGCCGCATCGTTGTGCGCAAACTCATGCTCCGCGGATACAATGTCAAG GCTTTAGTAAGAAGAAACGACCCTGAAGTGATAGATATGCTCCCAAGGTCCGTGGATATTGTTGTTGGTGATGTTGGTGATCCTGCAACTGTCAAAGCAGCAGTATCAGGCTGCAGCAAGATAATCTATTGTGCAACTGCACGCTCAACTATTACAGGAGACCTAAATAGGGTTGATAACCAAGGAGTAAGGAATGCTAGCAAGGCTTTCCAG GATTACTACAACGAATTGGCCCAGCTCAGGGCTGGTAAAAGCAGCAAGAGCAAACTCCTGATAGCAAAATTCAAGTCTGCAAAGTCCTTGAAGAGTTGGGAGGTGCGGCAGGGATCTTACTTCCCAAATACTTTTGTTTCTAGATTTGATGAAGGTATCGATGCATCACTGGAATTTTCAGAAGATCAGCAGGCTGTTTTCTCAG GATTTGTATTTACAAGAGGTGGATATGTTGAGATATCAAAAAGGCTTTCTCTTCCTCTAGGTTCCACCCTAGACAG GTATGATGGTTTACTTTTTTCAGTGGGAGGAAATGGAAGATCATATGTTGTTATTCTTGAAACTGGTCCATTAGCAGACACGACCCAGAGCAAGAAGTATTTTGCTCGGATGACTACAAAAGTAGGCTTTTGTAGG GTAAGAGTGCCATTTTCATCTTTTCGGCCAGTAAACCCACAAGATCCTCCCCTCGACCCTTTTCTTGTGCATACACTAACCATTAGGTTTGAACCAAAAAGGCAG AGACCTGGTGATGGATCTCAAAATGCTAGCGATCCTCGAAACTTTGAGCTAAAATTGGAATACATCAAAGCTTTACCT ACTGGTCAAGAAACAGACTTCATATTGGTGTCATGTTCAGGTTCTGGAATTGAATCTAACAGAAGAGAACAAGTTCTCAAAGCCAAGAAG GCTGGAGAAGATGCACTGCGGAGGTCAGGCCTTGGATATACAATCGTGCGCCCGGGTCCTTTGCAG GAAGAACCTGGTGGCCAGCGTGCATTGATCTTTGATCAAGGGAACAGAATCTCTCAG GGTATCAGCTGTGCTGATGTGGCAGATATTTGTGTCAAAGCATTGCATGATTCCACTGCAAGAAACAAAAGTTTTGAT GTATGCTACGAGTACGTCGCTGACCAAGGGAACGAGCTGTATGAGCTT GTggctcatctcccagacaaggctAACAACTACCTTACACCAGCACTCTCTGTTTTAGAGAAGAATACCTGA